One Mycolicibacterium parafortuitum DNA segment encodes these proteins:
- a CDS encoding VOC family protein: MKLDLLTPGIEVGLVTTDLAPMVDFYEGFLELEPQGEIEFDGGSQRRYSLGGSVLKLVTYTTPPPAPAAPGGGRAQAGLRYFTIGVNGLRAIAEQFEASPYQIVEPVTEFTPVPGMGWMFVADPDGNHIELFGML; encoded by the coding sequence GTGAAACTGGACCTGCTGACACCCGGCATCGAGGTCGGGCTCGTCACCACCGATCTGGCCCCGATGGTCGACTTCTACGAAGGCTTCCTCGAACTCGAGCCTCAGGGCGAGATCGAGTTCGACGGCGGATCGCAACGGCGGTACTCGCTCGGCGGCAGCGTGCTCAAACTCGTCACCTACACGACACCGCCTCCGGCCCCGGCCGCGCCCGGGGGCGGCCGCGCCCAGGCCGGGCTGCGCTACTTCACGATCGGCGTCAACGGGCTGCGCGCGATCGCCGAACAGTTCGAGGCGTCGCCGTACCAGATCGTCGAACCGGTCACCGAGTTCACACCGGTGCCCGGGATGGGCTGGATGTTCGTCGCCGATCCCGACGGCAACCACATCGAACTGTTCGGGATGCTCTGA
- a CDS encoding heme-binding protein: MNFSGNTVRRSLAGVGAACLFGGLAAATVAGPVANAQPADCTASALTGTVSSVTASARQYLDTHPGANQAVTAAMSQPRPEAEANLRGYFTANANEYYELRGILAPLGDAQRNCNVTVLPADLQSAYNTFMAG; encoded by the coding sequence ATGAATTTCAGTGGTAACACCGTGCGCCGTTCGCTGGCTGGTGTCGGGGCGGCATGTCTGTTCGGCGGCCTTGCCGCAGCAACCGTGGCCGGGCCGGTCGCCAATGCCCAGCCGGCGGACTGCACCGCCAGCGCACTGACCGGCACCGTGAGTTCGGTGACCGCGTCGGCGCGCCAGTATCTGGATACGCACCCGGGCGCCAACCAGGCGGTGACCGCCGCGATGAGCCAGCCGCGACCGGAAGCCGAGGCGAACCTGCGCGGCTACTTCACGGCCAATGCGAACGAGTACTACGAACTGCGCGGCATCCTGGCACCGCTCGGCGATGCGCAGCGCAACTGCAATGTGACCGTGCTGCCCGCCGACCTGCAGTCGGCCTACAACACGTTCATGGCAGGCTGA